A section of the Salvelinus fontinalis isolate EN_2023a chromosome 33, ASM2944872v1, whole genome shotgun sequence genome encodes:
- the LOC129832479 gene encoding nucleotidyltransferase MB21D2-like: MAAPALTSRAGSVNSLGNSPTATHSSSNNNNKIIPNYPELDFRSGARIEDLNRLILEFSKHDQREYDDQRALEIHTAKDFIFSMLGMVQKLDQKLPVANEYLLLSGGVREGVVDMDLDELSVYARGTDYDMDFTLLVPALKLHDRNQPVTLDMRHSALCHSWLSLRLFDEGTINKWKDCCTVVDHINGATNYFFSPTLVADWFYESISVVLVEIQKKPQRGMPRVEKVERNGTIISVILGVGSSRMLYDIVPVVSFKGWPAVAQSWLMENHFWDGKITEEEVISGFYLVPACSHKGRKENEWRLSFARSEVQLKKCISASLMQAYQACKAIIIKLLSRPKAISPYHLRSMMLWSCDRLPATYLSQEDFSAHFLLGLIDDLQNCLVNKMCPNYFIPQCNMLEHLSDEMAMLHARKLSSVRSDPAEHLRTTIEHAKAANRLTLELHWRGSASNLPSPQSDAGGEHQPDDRLAKKLQQLVTENPGKSISVFINPDDVTRPHFRIDDKFF, translated from the exons ATGGCGGCCCCTGCGCTAACCAGCCGGGCTGGGTCTGTAAATAGCTTGGGAAACAGCCCCACTGCGACTCACAGCTCCTCGAACAATAACAACAAGATCATCCCAAACTACCCCGAGCTCGATTTCAGGTCCGGGGCCAGAATCGAGGATTTGAACCGATTGATTCTGGAATTTAGTAAACACGATCAGCGAGAATATGACGACCAGCGAGCGCTCGAGATTCACACCGCCAAGGATTTCATTTTCTCCATGCTCG GTATGGTGCAGAAACTGGACCAGAAGCTCCCTGTGGCCAACGAGTACCTGCTGCTGTCAGGTGGTGTGCGGGAGGGCGTGGTCGACATGGACCTAGACGAGCTGAGTGTTTACGCCCGCGGCACCGACTATGACATGGACTTTACCCTTCTCGTGCCTGCGCTCAAGCTGCACGACCGCAACCAGCCGGTTACTCTGGACATGCGCCACTCAGCCCTGTGCCACTCGTGGCTGAGCCTGCGCCTCTTCGACGAGGGCACCATCAACAAGTGGAAGGACTGCTGCACAGTGGTAGACCACATCAATGGCGCCACCAACTACTTCTTCTCACCCACACTGGTGGCTGACTGGTTCTACGAGTCCATCAGCGTGGTCCTGGTGGAGATCCAGAAGAAGCCCCAGCGCGGCATGCCCCGCGTGGAGAAGGTGGAGCGGAACGGCACAATCATCTCCGTCATCCTGGGCGTGGGCAGCAGCCGCATGCTCTATGACATCGTGCCTGTGGTCTCCTTCAAGGGATGGCCAGCAGTGGCCCAGAGCTGGCTGATGGAGAACCACTTCTGGGATGGCAAGAtcacagaggaggaggtgatcAGCGGCTTCTACCTGGTGCCTGCCTGCTCCCACAAGGGCCGTAAGGAGAATGAGTGGCGCCTGTCTTTTGCCCGTAGCGAAGTGCAGCTCAAGAAGTGCATCTCGGCCAGCCTGATGCAGGCCTACCAGGCGTGCAAGGCCATCATTATCAAGCTGCTGTCAAGGCCCAAGGCCATCAGCCCCTACCACCTGCGGAGCATGATGCTGTGGTCCTGCGATCGGCTCCCCGCCACCTACCTGTCCCAGGAAGACTTCTCAGCCCACTTCCTGCTAGGCCTCATCGACGACCTGCAGAACTGCCTGGTCAACAAGATGTGCCCCAACTACTTCATCCCACAGTGCAACATGCTGGAGCACCTGTCGGACGAGATGGCCATGCTCCACGCCCGCAAGCTCAGCTCGGTGCGCTCCGACCCGGCCGAGCACCTGCGCACCACCATTGAGCACGCCAAGGCGGCCAACCGACTGACCCTGGAACTGCATTGGCGTGGCAGTGCCTCAAACCTGCCGTCGCCACAGTCGGACGCGGGCGGCGAGCACCAGCCGGATGACCGCTTGGCTAAGAAGCTGCAGCAGCTGGTGACGGAGAATCCCGGAAAGTCCATCTCGGTGTTCATCAACCCCGATGACGTGACGCGGCCGCACTTCCGCATCGACGACAAGTTCTTCTGA